From Podospora bellae-mahoneyi strain CBS 112042 chromosome 5, whole genome shotgun sequence:
GATAGACATACCTTATGATTAGATGTAGATGGCAGGCATGTTCAGGGCATGATGTaatgtggtggatggtgtttGTATGCTTTGGATAGTGCTTTGATGAATACAAATGAAGAAGAATTTGAATATCTGTATCATGTGTCTTGGGCTGCGTTGTGAAAAGTGAGGAAATACCTTGACTCCGGTGTACTAGCTGCAAAAAAGGTTATGTACTTGAGATGTGGATCTCGCAATTGCATAAAGCGCACAATTCCAACTTATGCAATGCGCCTGGGCCATATTTGGGGCTGACACACCCCACACAGCACTTGGGCACCACCTGTTCAACCTCAGCTCACTCGTGACTCCCGCCCTCAACTGCTCAGATACACAAACACAAATTATTCCGAATCTAAAACCGTTACCCATCACACTACCATTGACCTGCCCAGTTTCACCATCGTTCACCTCAGCCATGACCCAGATCACTCGCCATCATAGCTTCCCCACCCGCGCACCTTCCAGTCAAGCCACGGATGTTGAAGATTTGATCCAAGTCGAGCCTATACCTATTGGAGATGACCCGCTTCCTCCTTACTCTCTCAACAATGATCACCCATCTTCCCGTGACACTGCCCTGCTTCGGTCCGACCCAAAAGCCCCTCAAGTGTCCGTCCAGCCACCACGAGAAGAGGTCTACAACGGTCCACCCCGGCTGCATATCCTCGCGGCTGCCTGGGGAGGCGTGATTGTGACGCCAACTATCAAATCCCTCATCCGGACcagtcctccacctcctcatgGCGTTGGCTGTCAGATTCTACAGCTCGAGATGCGCAATATGCACAGTCTCCTCCAGCCAGACCCAGCTTCCGGCACCTACAAGGTTTTTAGTCTCGTATACCGATACGATGGCGACGAATATCCGACCGTTATGAATCTGCCCGAGACGATTCGCCCATCCCTTATCACCATCGCCAAACCCTCTGCCGTATCGCAACTCGGTGGTGCCAACATTGGCAACGGTGGCTACCGAGCTACCATAACACAGCCGTGGCGGTCCatcacctcatcctcgtcttcatcagGTCCGAAGGTGGAGATTCTGGCTGTCTTTTACGGCAAGAAGCGCATTGAACATCCGGccgtgctggaggagctAGCAAACTACTTTGAGGGCCGTACGAGGCAGATACGGATGACCAACACATTCTTCCGCGGCGACACGTGGCCGTACACGATAAAATCCTGGACCGTGTACTTTCGCTTTGTGGGTTCCAGGGCGGGCGTGCAGGTGGTTACGGGGTGGGAAAATCAGGCTCTTGAGCAACCGTGGACTCGAGACTGATGACACTGTCCCACCCCACAGATGGAATTGATGCCTTGTGCATCCGGCAGTAATGGGTAGGTTTGCTTGTTTGTGTCACTGGGTTTCGATTTGTGTCAAGACTCCTTGGAGAGGATGACGTGGGTAGGGGCAAATGTGTCATACCTCTCTCCACCCGTTTGATTCCAGCGGTATAAGTGGATTGAATACTTAGAAACATGGATGAATGATTTCTTGGGAAGCCAGTCTCACACATAATTTGGCAGGATGGCATTATCCGTGTTCACTTTGGTTTTattgtttctcttttccagTCAGGCAAACGCACAGCATAGAAGATGGGAGCCATCGACGTTTTACAAAGCCACCCGTCCACCGCTTACTATCCCGTATTATAACAAGACCTACGCTTGCTTTCTGGCGACAGCAgaggcaacaacaacatcaacaaaaatACCAGCAACAAGAGTCTCGGTCATTCCCATCGATCCGATCTGGACAACCCTTCCGATTGCGAGCTTGACAGGTGATCCTTTTTGCATCAACGAAGCGGCACCTCATGAAGGGATCGGGAATCATTGCGTTTGTCAGAACGGGGAGACTTTGAGCGTTATTCCGTTCGCGACGGGGGGTAATGTTTCGGACTATCAACCCTGCGCCTACACGACCGTCTACCCGGATACAACGACATCAACCTCAGCCAGACTCTGATCACTTGTACAATGAGTATTCTATAGATgaaggatggcgaggggagGATTGTTGGGGATTGGGAATCTgtattattattcttttctttcatGTTCACATCAGAAAAACATAGTCTACAGATGATAATCTCTCTGGCTGGTCACCTTTGGCCCTCTTCGGCCCCACACCTGCTCGATCTTCATGTCTTCCCTGCCGCTGTGTTGGTCTGTTAGCAACCGTCTTTCTATCTATTTGACCGCCATAAAGGGAAAGAGACTTACTCATCCTTGAAGTTGATATACGGCTCCGTTACCCCTTTTGCCGTGTCGGGGTTTCTGAAGATGACGTTTTTGGTCTGTTGTAATCACTTTTGCGTCAGTCACATGCTCCCacatttttcctttttgctGTGTCGAAAAAGACTCACCAGCCCCAAAGTAAGATGAATCCCAGCCGGCGCAACCTCCAACTGTTCCTTCGCCTCTTCCCCCCTGACCAGAGCAGTGATGTTCCtcgcagcaacaccagcctGCACCATCCCCGGCTTTGCGGCCTTGTGAGCCCCGCAGTCGTTGATATCACCCACGGCGAAGAGGTTTTCCCACGGGCCACCGTCGATCTGCATTGTTggtttgactttgacgaATCCATTCTTTTTGTTGATCACACCATTTCCAAGTGAGGATCGCAACCACTGGTTATTTGGCGTTTGGCCTGTCGCGGTGATGACGAAATCAGCGGTTAGGGTCCGCCCGTCTTGGAGGTGGACGTCTGTTGGTTGAGCTGTGAGGGGGAAGCCACGCTCGGGGATAATGACCCTGCTTtcggtgatgaggttgacGCCTAATTCAGCAAAGCGAGACTTGATTAAGTCGGAGAGGGACGGGTGGTAGGCTGGCATTAGGTTATGTCGGGAGTGAATCAGGGTTATGGGTTTGTGGGGGTAGATTTCTTTGAGATCGCACGCCATCTGGACTCCTActgcgccgccgccgatgatgatgatggagggggcggtgcGGAGGGAGGATTGGCAGGATtggaggaaggtgatggcgcggggtttggtgttgtggggGATCGTACCGGGGGGAGAGAggttggtgccggtggcggcgatgaggtgggtgaaggggacggtggtggagccTTGAAAGGGGGTGTCGAtgtggagggtggaggtggtgggggagagggagagggctttGGCTTGGATGACCTCGTGGCGGGAGGggtcgggggagagggagaaggtggtggtgtaggggATTAGGCATTTGTGTtcgtgggaggggaggatggcgaagcgaggctgggaggaagggttAGCTGGGgagaggaaaggggggtgagaATGGGTGAGACACGTACAAAGGCGAATAGATGGTGGAAGTGTGTGTGGGGttcgatgaggaggacctTTAGAAATGTTAGTAATAGGATCGTCACAACTAGAGATAGGGTTGTCCTTACACggtgagaggaggggaggaggttggctaACTCTTTTGCCGTTGCCTGGTCAAAACAAAAGGGGGAGGTCAGCGATGGTGCCCCTGAAtggaccctaaccctgaacAAAACTGACCACTCCGACGTAGGAGCcgccgacaacgacaacattCTTAAACGCTTGTGTCATGTTTGCTGTGCTTTATTTCAAATTCTTGATTGTTTTCTCGACTTTGTAAGAGAAAAAAGCTGGCGATCTGTGCGATGTTGTTTCAGGATGTGGCTGTGGGTTTGATGGAAGGGGACCTGGGAAGCTGTGGGCTAATAATCTGATTGAATCTTTTACTCTGAAAGTTGGGACAGTCGCGAGGAAGTATCAATTTTATGGAAACAAGCTCAAGCTAGGATTCTACTCTATTATTAAAATACGGCCTGCGCTTTCAAGCATTGATCCCTTCCTTCAAGTCTCATGATGGACTGCGCCAAACAAGGGTGGGGaccggcttcggcttcgggtTTATCATGGGTTAACTATTCACCGCAACAAAGTCCTCCAGTCAACGTTTGTTTCTCATAACTAGCAATTGAGTCAAGATTTTGCAACTACATTCTTGTAAAATAGCTGCCGTTCCATCAGACGTCCCTCCTTGACTCATGGACCCATTTTGTTGTCTGGCCCCCCGCTGACAGGAGACTCAGCGGCCGCCATTCCTGTGGTGTTCTGGGTTGTGGTAAATGTTTTCCTCACTGGCCCCTTCGACTGAAACGTATGTGTTAGGAATGTCCTCGAGTCATTGTAGTCATTGCAGGATtaaggaggttggggggggcaCCTACGTGGTATTTCCTTTTGGGTGTGCGGCCAAAACTTCTTCCTGATTATCTGCTCGGCAATCGAAATGTCCTTCATGGCTTGATCCTTTTTGAACTTCTcgaactcctcctcttcagtgCAGTTGCTGTTTTGGCCCTGCTCACTTTCAATGTCCTCCTCAACGTGGTAACCCTCGTGTCTCACGGATCCGTACGCGTTAGCGATGCTAACGAATTGAGCCGGCTTGGGACTCGGCCTATGGCGATAGTGATTGATCTGGTTCTCACAGACTATGGTAGGATCCCGGTGTCCTCCGCATGAGGGTGAGCCGTTGCAGTAGGTGTCCCAACCAAAGACAAACGATTGAGACCTCTCTGGCATGTAATAGATATGGCctgcgggggagggggctcTGTAGTCATCCATACCCTCAATCATCTTTTGGGCGGCCTGGTTAAGCATGGCGGCTGAGCAGGCCTTTTGATAATATCCCAGGTTGCAGAGCCAGCCCACGACGTTCTCTCCATCTGGATGGTCTGTTTTGCAAATGGCCTTGCCGCCCAGTTCCCAAATGAGGTAACGATCGTCGCACCAGTCTTGGAGGCATCTGTGAACATGGCGGACcctggtgaggttgatgtgaTGTCCAGAGTGAACTGGATTCCATGAGGGAAAGGACTGGACCTTTGGGTCATCGGCAGGTCTGGGCACCGATGGAGGCAACGGATCATCTGGGGAGGCAGTAACTCCTCCAAAGAGAGATGTAACCGCGGCTAAAAGCCATGAACTAGACAAGGAGTACTTCATTGAGACGCGGTCGTCAGAGTGATGTGGTGTTTTGAGCGAGGGGAAATAATCCAGTTCAAAAGTGGCACGGAAGGAAAAAGCTTTTCTCGACGGTATTAGAGTTTCGAATTCAGACCAGGTGTCCTGATCCGAGAGCACAATCTGTGATAGCTTAAGGTGTGGTCACGCCGCCATGGCTTTTGTGTGTATCGGTTTTTAGCTGATAAAGTTGACGCCGTTGGACTCATGCCGTATATCATGGCTTGCGTGCTTTTTGCAGGCCGGGAGGCACGACTTGGGCTTTTCTACCttctctccttttctttctcccaaCTCCCGGTGTTCAACTGCGAGTTGGCCAGTCGTGCAACATTACTGCTCCCGCTTGACTTGACGTCTTCGACAAATCCCCAACATGAAGTTGTGGGTAGTGTGGTTCGGTATCCTCTGCAGCACTCTTGCAGGTGCAGCTCCCAGCTCACTGCAGACTCGGCTCGTCACTCGACAAAATCCGCCTGCGACCCAGCCAGCTGGGCCTCCCAAGGCTAAGCAGCCCCTCAAGAGCAGATGCAACAACGAGTGCCTGGAAAGGACCTATGTTAAAGTTGGGTGTTCTCACGCTCATGACTGGATGTGTCTTTGTGTGTATGTGATCAACACATCTCTCAAGCATCGATTCAATGCTTACAACTTACCAACCCTTAGTGAATTTGATGGGGGACAATGGGACATCGCGAACGCTGTTCAGCAGTGCTTTCTAGACAATTGCTTGGATGCCGAAGACAGGTAAGCCTCTGACTATTTCCGCCGTGAATCGACCAAAACCTGATGCATTTCTAGGATGTCCTGGCGAGGGATCACCAACAGTCATTGCGGGCGGGACATGAAGTCTCTATCGAAGCTCGACGTGTGGGGGATTCTGAGAAGTAAACAAGAAAGCGAAAGTGGACGAATAGATGGACATAAGTAGAAACCTGGAATAGAGAGCCATGGGTGGAATGCATAAATACCTAGTAAATTCTTTGTTTTTATTCACCAGTGATGTATTCTTCCCCTGCACCACTTCCAGTAGCCGTTGCCCCTGAGCAGCCTACCCCCAGGTTGCCTGCATGTATGTGAAGCTTCAGAGAACTGAGATTCAtgttcctgttcctgtttCTGCTCTTGTTTCTGTTGAACTGTCTAGGTTCAATGAGTTCCGCTTGGGGATCTCCAGGCCAACTGGCGGCAGCTGCTGAACGAAAATGGTGAAGCACTCGGTTGGAACCGTTTTAGCGGTGACTACCCTCTTCGTATCTCACGAGGGGTCGATTTTCCCTCTTCATGGTGGCGTTACGGGCCCGGGGTGGCGGCATGAAGCGAAAAGTTTAGATCACCGCACCCGAGGACTTATCCAGCCGGGCAGTCACACGGTGCTTTACTTCTCTGACTTCCTTTCccatctttttcttctgttcCCATCCTCGACTCTTCTGATCTGGCCTGACCAAGGCAACAGCCTCCTATCGTACTCGCCGATCATCCTCTCGACTACGATGTTGGCCTCCCtgttggtggcggcgggcttCTCAGCATCGGCTGTGGCAGCCCCGTCAACTTTGTATCCTCAGACAAAATGCATGGATGTTGCCAGCAAGATCCAAAAGGCCATTCGCCATGGATTTCCTCGCGTAGGTTGTCCTCCAGAATATGCGTCTGGATCCATGATGTGCTAAGTTTGGTGATATGTGACGCGCAGTTTGTGACTGTCGATGAGAATCGAAATTGCAAACCTCAATATCGGCTTAACAGGGGCGAGTGCTGGGATCACATGAGCCCCGACAACAATTGCAAGGCGTACTGTGAAACAAGCCATGGGGTGAGTGCTGCCGCCGCATCACGTCTTCTCCCCTCGCCCCCGACTAACTGTTTACCACAAGTGGTATTGGGGCCACCCGCGGGTCCTGGGCGTTCGGAGCTGGCACAACCCATGTCAACGAAGCGATAGTTGCGGGATCTCTGTGAGTCTCGGTGGCCCAGTCGGCGAAGCCACGACCGTCATGATCAAGGACGAATCTTCCACTGGAAACAGCACCACTTACAAGGATGGAATATCATGGAGCGATACATGGACTGTTGCGGATACCTTCAACTTCGGGGTAACCGGCACAGCCGGTGTCGGTCTGTCTAATATACCGCTGTTTGATGGGATTCCAATCATGGGAAAGGCCGGTGTGGACATGACATCGGGTTATACACACAGCGACGGCCAAAGATTCGAGCAAAGCCGAAAGCGGAGTGTGGATTGGGAGAGTAATGTCAAGTCTTCTCAGTCGTATGGGATCACGAGGACGCGGCAAAGATCCCTCTCATACTCTACAACCGGTAGTTGGTCAAAAGACGTTTGGGCCAATGACTATTGTGGCAGCTGGTTTGCGGTGCCGCTCTTGGGGATGTAAGCCCGACCATGCCGTCTTGCTTCCACGCCGAGAGATTGTGTGCTAATGTTTGAGCGTAGGAGTTGTGGCAGAGCAGCGATGGGCGACTTGGTGAAGAATCCTCTCAATAACCACACTCGATGCAATCTCGACAAGTTTGGATCGTTCGACGTGTGTGCCTCGTATGGGTTCAAGCACGAGACCGTTCCCGATGAATCTCGCACCAGGACGGTATTTGTGCTGCGCGACTGCAAGCGAGGTTTTATCCTCCCTGGCGAGTGGCAGCAACATGAGTTTGCCTACAGCACCATTTCGTCCATGCCTGAGTACTACAGGGACCACATCTCGAGATGGGGCATCAGAAACCTGGACGAGAAGCCCGAGGACGATGAATGGGTGTTCCAGAGACAGATGGACCAGAAGCTCCACAAGTTCACAAAGAACATTGGCGTTACCGACTACAACTTCAAGTACTGCGGAGAGGGCGAGTACTGCGTCCAACTGAAATTGACCAAGGATCGGTGCTATGATATCCCGCGTGGCTATGTCAGTATGCCCGATGAAAGCCCCAAATCAGCCCACGTTGTTTCGGCCACCGTCATGCCCGGCCACTGCTGTATGCTTTTCTCCAGACACCAATGTCTTGGACAGGCACAGCGTCTGCTCCCCGGAGATACgaagctggaagaggttgcGTATGAGGGTCTCGCCCACAGTGTTGTCTGCAATGCGAGTGAGTATTGCCGCTCTCAGACAGACGAAGGTTATAGCAGCGCCAGCGAGGATGACCGTGGATTTCCAGAATTGATTGGGACGGCAAAACTTCTTCGGATACCCTCGGAGTAATGAGAAGGAGTTAGATTGGAGTAGATGGGAGGATCTGTGAGCTCGTTTGCTAGGTATATTGCTAGATAGGCAATACATTCCAGGAGTCTCTTGATAAGGTAATCGTGGCCAAATGACTACATATCAACATATATCATATTATAATGCCAACTCGCTGTTGCTCAGAAAAACCCAACCATCCGTGACGTAGAGGCCTGAGGTCCAGACCTGTGTGAGTTTTTTTAGCATGTACTGGATTGTACATTTTCTTTGTCAGCCCAGAAGCAGGCCGCTTCCGCCATTGCGATGATAACGCACCACAATCCAAAGTTCATGCTCACGATCAACAGTGATTCTTGCGATTCGTTAACCTCTTCGTATCAGGGCGAAGACAACACGCACACATCCATATCTCGCCGGAGAAGACAGATCTAGCATGATTCGCAGCCAAAATCCACGAATTTGTTGATTGTGGAGAAGAGGACAGGTAGGCTAACTACGTACTTCCAGAACACGAAAACCTAGATAGAGTCAAGCCTCGGACCAAAGCTTACAGTGGCCGGGTCGAAGACTATCTTTAGAAGGTTTGGGCAGGCTCACAAAGATGGACCAAATGCAGGCTTCTCGATGACAACCAGTTTTTTTCATCCAGCTGAGCACAAGAAAAGCAAAGAGCCCCTCTGCTCCATCCCCAAAAAAGGCGAGACACTCTTGTCGAACATGCCTCGGAAAGCGTCAACATACCTAGCAATATTCGAGATGGGTAGGCTTactgggcttcttcttgccttGCTTTCGCCCCTGTGTGTTCTCGGCAGTCCCAAGACTGTCGCGGCCTGTGGGAGCACTGGCTTGTCGCTCTTTGCTGAGGCCAACTATGAGGGTCCCTGCCAGGCTTTCTCGCCTGAGACTCTCGACAACACACACCAGGCCAGCTGCGGTATGTTTCTCTTTCATTGTTGCCTCCAGAGGCTCCACTATCTAACCATGATCATTACACCCCAATAGTGGACATCAGCCCCTC
This genomic window contains:
- a CDS encoding hypothetical protein (EggNog:ENOG503PR93), translating into MALSVFTLVLLFLFSSQANAQHRRWEPSTFYKATRPPLTIPYYNKTYACFLATAEATTTSTKIPATRVSVIPIDPIWTTLPIASLTGDPFCINEAAPHEGIGNHCVCQNGETLSVIPFATGGNVSDYQPCAYTTVYPDTTTSTSARL
- a CDS encoding hypothetical protein (EggNog:ENOG503Q3U6; COG:C); protein product: MTQAFKNVVVVGGSYVGVATAKELANLLPSSHRPRFAILPSHEHKCLIPYTTTFSLSPDPSRHEVIQAKALSLSPTTSTLHIDTPFQGSTTVPFTHLIAATGTNLSPPGTIPHNTKPRAITFLQSCQSSLRTAPSIIIIGGGAVGVQMACDLKEIYPHKPITLIHSRHNLMPAYHPSLSDLIKSRFAELGVNLITESRVIIPERGFPLTAQPTDVHLQDGRTLTADFVITATGQTPNNQWLRSSLGNGVINKKNGFVKVKPTMQIDGGPWENLFAVGDINDCGAHKAAKPGMVQAGVAARNITALVRGEEAKEQLEVAPAGIHLTLGLTKNVIFRNPDTAKGVTEPYINFKDEEDMKIEQVWGRRGPKVTSQRDYHL
- a CDS encoding hypothetical protein (EggNog:ENOG503PN2G): MYLRCGSRNCIKRTIPTYAMRHTALGHHLFNLSSLVTPALNCSDTQTQIIPNLKPLPITLPLTCPVSPSFTSAMTQITRHHSFPTRAPSSQATDVEDLIQVEPIPIGDDPLPPYSLNNDHPSSRDTALLRSDPKAPQVSVQPPREEVYNGPPRLHILAAAWGGVIVTPTIKSLIRTSPPPPHGVGCQILQLEMRNMHSLLQPDPASGTYKVFSLVYRYDGDEYPTVMNLPETIRPSLITIAKPSAVSQLGGANIGNGGYRATITQPWRSITSSSSSSGPKVEILAVFYGKKRIEHPAVLEELANYFEGRTRQIRMTNTFFRGDTWPYTIKSWTVYFRFVGSRAGVQVVTGWENQALEQPWTRD